Within Stella humosa, the genomic segment TCCTGATGCCGCGCGGATAGGGCCGATGCGTGACGCCGACCTCGATGAACTGACCATCGCCAGCGCCGGCCGCCTGATGCGGGCGGGCTCGCTTTCGCCGGTGGCCCTGACCGAGGCGACGCTGGCGCGGATCGAGCGCCTGCAGCCGCGCCTCAACGCCTTCATCACCGTCACCGCCGATGTCGCCCGCCAGCAGGCCCGGGCAGCAGAAGCCGAGATCAAGGCCGGCCACTGGCGCGGGCCGCTGCATGGCGTGCCGATCAGCCTGAAGGACCTCTACTGCACGGCCGGCATCCCCACGACGGCCGGCTCGGTCATCCTGAAGGACCATGTGCCGGATTTCGACGCTCCCGCCGTGGCCCGCCTGCTGGCGGCGGGCGCCGTGCTGGTCGGCAAGGCCAACATGCACGAATGGGCCTGCGGGGTGACGAACGACAACCCGTTCTTCGGCCGCTGCCATAATCCCTGGCGCCAGGGCTACATCCCGGGCGGTTCGTCGGGTGGGTCCGCGGCGGCCGTGGCGACGCGCCAGGGGCTGGGCAGCCTGGGCAGCGATACCGGCGGCTCGATCCGCATCCCCGCGCACATGTGCGGCCTGGTCGGCCACAAGCCGACCCATGGGCTGGTGCCCCGCTTCGGTGTCTTTCCGGAAAGCTGGTCCTTCGACCATGCCGGGCCGATCGCGCTGACGGCGGAGGATGCGGCCATCCTGCTGGAGGTGATCGCCGGGCCGGACCCGCGCGACCCGTCGAGCCTGCCCGGCCGGCCGCCGGCGCTGCGGCCCGGGCTACGCCAGGGCGTGCGCGGGCTGAAGCTGGGCCTGCCCGCCGACGTCTATTTCGACGACTGCCACCCCGAGGTGCAGGAAGCGGTCATGGCCGCGGTCGAGGTCTATCGCAGCCTGGGGGCGGAGATCGTCGCCGTGCCGATCCCCGAGGCCCGGCATGGACTCGACCTCTGCCTGACCATTGCCTGGGCCGAGGCCGCCCATTTCCATCGCCGCTGGCTGCAGACGCGGCCCGACGACTACGGGCCGGACCTGGTCGAGACGCTGGCCTCGGCCTCGGCCTACACGGCCGTCGACTACTTGCAGGCCCAGCAGGTGCGCGCGAAGGTGCGCCACGCCTATCGCCGGTTGTTCGAGCGGGTCGATCTGCTGATCTCGCCGACCGGCCCCCTGCCGGCGACGCCACACGACGTCGACGCGGTGATGGTGCAAGGGCGCAGCGCGTCCGTGCTGGGGCTGGCCGCCGGCCTGACGGCGGTGGCCAACGCCACCGGCGAGCCCGCCTGCTCGGTGCCTTGCGGCTTCACCGAGGACGGGCTGCCGATTGGCCTGATGATCCATGGCCCGCGCCTGGCCGATGGCCTGGTCCTGCG encodes:
- a CDS encoding amidase — its product is MRDADLDELTIASAGRLMRAGSLSPVALTEATLARIERLQPRLNAFITVTADVARQQARAAEAEIKAGHWRGPLHGVPISLKDLYCTAGIPTTAGSVILKDHVPDFDAPAVARLLAAGAVLVGKANMHEWACGVTNDNPFFGRCHNPWRQGYIPGGSSGGSAAAVATRQGLGSLGSDTGGSIRIPAHMCGLVGHKPTHGLVPRFGVFPESWSFDHAGPIALTAEDAAILLEVIAGPDPRDPSSLPGRPPALRPGLRQGVRGLKLGLPADVYFDDCHPEVQEAVMAAVEVYRSLGAEIVAVPIPEARHGLDLCLTIAWAEAAHFHRRWLQTRPDDYGPDLVETLASASAYTAVDYLQAQQVRAKVRHAYRRLFERVDLLISPTGPLPATPHDVDAVMVQGRSASVLGLAAGLTAVANATGEPACSVPCGFTEDGLPIGLMIHGPRLADGLVLRAAHAYEQTQEWHRQRPSLRR